A genomic window from Cloacibacillus evryensis DSM 19522 includes:
- a CDS encoding helix-turn-helix domain-containing protein, protein MTIGSRIKEVRKLNRMTQEKLAELLGVSRVTISSWENDENAPTVDNIIYLSETFRVSTDYLLKGVIDPGNEKPVKASAPGQDDIFLNLFQAFSPVERDEVIKFMRYQEFLSKGKS, encoded by the coding sequence TTGACAATTGGAAGCAGGATAAAGGAAGTGCGTAAACTTAACAGAATGACCCAGGAAAAGCTCGCGGAACTGCTCGGCGTTTCGCGGGTAACGATCTCTTCGTGGGAGAATGACGAAAACGCTCCCACTGTGGACAATATCATTTACCTCTCCGAGACATTCCGCGTATCGACGGACTATTTATTGAAGGGCGTTATCGATCCCGGCAACGAAAAACCGGTAAAGGCATCAGCGCCGGGGCAAGATGACATCTTTCTTAATTTATTCCAAGCCTTCAGCCCGGTCGAGCGCGACGAAGTTATAAAGTTCATGCGTTATCAGGAATTTTTGTCAAAAGGAAAGTCATGA
- the panC gene encoding pantoate--beta-alanine ligase, translating to MKLFKKIDEVRRQVEEWRAEGLTVGLVPTMGYLHEGHASLIRAAARENDRVAVSVFVNPTQFGPTEDLARYPRDIERDKAVCAANGAHLIFNPEPEEMYPGGFCCYIDMSDGPKEGLCGASRPVHFSGVCTVVAKLLNIVLPDRAYFGQKDAQQLAVVRRMVSDLNITVEIVGCPIVREEDGLAMSSRNRYLNGDERRAALCLSRGLEAGRLLIEAGETAPEAVIAAVRGHIEAEPLARIDYTAVVHPGTVRPQSVIEGPVMCAVAVYIGATRLIDNFIIE from the coding sequence ATGAAGCTTTTTAAGAAGATAGACGAAGTACGCCGCCAGGTCGAGGAGTGGCGCGCGGAGGGGCTTACAGTAGGGCTCGTTCCCACGATGGGCTATCTGCACGAAGGGCACGCAAGCCTCATACGCGCGGCGGCGCGTGAAAACGACCGCGTGGCGGTGAGCGTCTTTGTAAACCCCACGCAATTCGGGCCGACAGAAGATCTGGCGCGCTACCCGCGCGACATAGAACGTGATAAGGCTGTGTGCGCCGCCAACGGCGCGCATCTGATCTTCAATCCGGAACCGGAAGAGATGTATCCCGGGGGTTTTTGCTGCTATATAGATATGAGCGACGGGCCGAAAGAGGGGCTCTGCGGCGCGAGCCGCCCCGTGCATTTCAGCGGAGTCTGCACGGTCGTGGCGAAGCTCTTAAATATAGTCCTTCCGGATCGGGCCTATTTTGGTCAAAAGGATGCCCAGCAGCTGGCCGTCGTCCGCCGTATGGTAAGCGATCTGAACATCACGGTGGAGATAGTCGGCTGTCCTATCGTGCGTGAGGAAGACGGGCTGGCGATGAGCTCGCGCAATCGCTACCTGAACGGCGACGAACGGCGCGCGGCGCTCTGCCTTTCCCGGGGATTAGAGGCGGGGCGTTTGCTTATAGAAGCTGGTGAGACCGCGCCAGAGGCGGTGATCGCCGCCGTTCGCGGGCATATCGAGGCCGAACCGCTTGCGCGCATCGATTACACGGCGGTCGTGCATCCCGGAACCGTCCGGCCGCAGAGCGTCATCGAAGGGCCCGTAATGTGTGCCGTCGCCGTCTATATCGGCGCTACGCGGCTGATAGATAATTTTATTATAGAATAG
- the panB gene encoding 3-methyl-2-oxobutanoate hydroxymethyltransferase — translation MKTTVLTLKEQKQKGDKITMLTAYDYSTAKIMDEAGIECLLVGDSLGMVMLGYDSTIPVTMADMLHHTKAVARGAKNALVVADMPFMSYQVSAEDAVRNAGRLMQEGGAQAVKLEGGREVCGQISAITRASIPVMAHLGLTPQSVNALGGYKVQAREAEAAHGLLLDALAVEEAGAFALVLECIPAKLAEWISRRLSIPTIGIGAGAGCDGQVLVYQDMLALYSDMCPKFVRRFADAGEVMRQGFRGYIDEVKAGSFPTEEHSFKMPDEVLSQVEEMSKAGKY, via the coding sequence ATGAAAACAACGGTGCTGACTCTGAAGGAGCAGAAGCAAAAAGGCGACAAGATAACAATGCTCACCGCCTATGATTATTCTACCGCTAAGATAATGGATGAGGCAGGAATAGAGTGTCTGCTGGTTGGTGATTCTCTCGGTATGGTAATGCTTGGCTACGACAGTACCATTCCCGTAACGATGGCGGATATGCTTCACCACACTAAGGCGGTGGCTCGCGGCGCGAAAAACGCGCTGGTCGTCGCGGATATGCCTTTTATGTCTTATCAGGTTTCCGCAGAGGATGCGGTGCGCAACGCCGGACGGCTGATGCAGGAGGGCGGAGCGCAGGCGGTCAAGCTCGAGGGCGGCAGGGAGGTTTGCGGGCAGATCTCCGCCATTACGCGCGCCTCTATCCCGGTGATGGCGCATCTGGGGCTGACGCCGCAGTCCGTGAACGCGCTGGGCGGCTATAAGGTCCAGGCCCGGGAGGCGGAGGCCGCGCACGGGCTTTTGCTTGACGCCCTCGCGGTAGAAGAGGCGGGGGCTTTTGCTCTTGTGCTTGAGTGTATCCCCGCGAAGCTTGCCGAATGGATATCGCGGCGGCTCTCGATCCCCACTATCGGCATCGGCGCTGGAGCCGGCTGTGACGGCCAGGTATTGGTCTATCAGGACATGCTGGCGCTCTACAGCGATATGTGTCCCAAGTTCGTCCGGAGGTTCGCCGACGCGGGCGAAGTGATGCGTCAGGGGTTCCGCGGCTATATCGATGAAGTAAAGGCCGGCTCTTTCCCGACGGAGGAGCATTCTTTCAAGATGCCGGACGAAGTTCTCTCCCAGGTGGAAGAGATGTCAAAGGCGGGTAAATATTGA